Proteins from one Catenuloplanes atrovinosus genomic window:
- a CDS encoding VWA domain-containing protein, whose product MADETTAPRFEAEVDQNEYLPEGGRTVDAILTVTATGGPAAGARTAQIIIVDVSGSMAAPATKIVEAKKATATAIAALPDGTPFAVIAGNGGAQMVYPGEPGTVPADPRSRDEAARAVHSLWANGGTAIGRWLDLANVVFAGTDADIKHAILLTDGENQHETREQLEKVLAACEGKYICDARGVGHGWVAEELRLIASALLGTADGLESPAELAGAFAAMTRAARSKTVADVALRLWTPAGAVVRSVKQVFPRVEDLTARRTEISARIGEYPTGAWGAESRDYHVTVDVEPDAVGEEVLAGRISLVSDGQVLTERLILAKWTDDTARSTKINKRVAHYTGQAELATAIQEGLRARDAGDEDTATAKLGRAVQLAEETGHTDTAKLLARVVEIEDARTGTVRLKRRTPGENTEIIDVRSTKTVRVRRQKED is encoded by the coding sequence ATGGCCGACGAGACGACGGCGCCGCGGTTCGAGGCGGAGGTGGACCAGAACGAGTACCTGCCGGAGGGCGGGCGCACGGTGGACGCGATCCTCACCGTGACCGCGACCGGCGGGCCGGCGGCCGGTGCCCGGACCGCGCAGATCATCATCGTGGACGTCTCCGGGTCGATGGCCGCGCCGGCCACCAAGATCGTGGAGGCGAAGAAGGCGACCGCGACCGCGATCGCCGCGCTGCCGGACGGCACGCCGTTCGCGGTCATCGCGGGCAACGGCGGCGCGCAGATGGTCTATCCGGGCGAGCCGGGCACGGTGCCCGCGGACCCGCGCAGCCGCGACGAGGCGGCGCGCGCGGTGCACTCGCTGTGGGCGAACGGCGGCACCGCGATCGGCCGCTGGCTCGACCTGGCCAACGTCGTCTTCGCCGGTACGGACGCCGACATCAAGCACGCGATCCTGCTCACCGACGGCGAGAACCAGCACGAGACGCGCGAGCAGTTGGAGAAGGTGCTCGCGGCGTGCGAGGGGAAGTACATCTGCGACGCGCGCGGCGTCGGGCACGGCTGGGTGGCGGAGGAGCTGCGGCTGATCGCGTCGGCGCTGCTCGGCACCGCGGACGGCCTGGAGTCGCCCGCGGAGCTGGCCGGCGCGTTCGCCGCGATGACGCGGGCCGCGCGCTCCAAGACCGTGGCGGACGTGGCGCTGCGGCTGTGGACGCCGGCCGGTGCCGTGGTCCGCTCGGTCAAGCAGGTCTTCCCGCGGGTGGAGGACCTGACCGCCCGGCGTACCGAGATCAGCGCGCGGATCGGCGAGTACCCGACCGGCGCGTGGGGCGCGGAGAGCCGCGACTACCACGTGACGGTGGACGTGGAGCCGGACGCGGTCGGCGAGGAGGTGCTGGCGGGCCGGATCAGCCTGGTCAGCGACGGGCAGGTGCTCACCGAGCGGCTGATCCTGGCGAAGTGGACGGACGACACCGCGCGCTCCACGAAGATCAACAAGCGGGTGGCGCACTACACCGGGCAGGCCGAGCTGGCCACCGCCATCCAGGAGGGGCTGAGAGCCCGCGACGCGGGCGACGAGGACACCGCCACCGCGAAGCTCGGCCGGGCCGTGCAGCTCGCCGAGGAGACCGGGCACACCGACACCGCGAAGCTGCTCGCCCGCGTGGTGGAGATCGAGGACGCGAGGACCGGCACGGTACGGCTGAAGCGCCGCACGCCCGGCGAGAACACCGAGATCATCGACGTCCGGTCGACGAAGACGGTCCGGGTGCGGCGGCAGAAGGAGGACTGA
- a CDS encoding PP2C family protein-serine/threonine phosphatase has product MSAAPACPDHGPADDDASFCEVCGRNLRTGALPRPRLRPAATRPSPHPRAGTAAATRNEAGAGTSAATRTLATVGNDAGAARPAGTRLEAGPGNEARIAAEGGAGRGGPGGEGPGRSSRRDGGSGSDVPPAMPRDAGEGDGYAWLSARETGGVCAGCGAAAPAARGWCEECGRRVSAARDRAALTLDGVAAVTDRARRRHNEDAVAVGHAGGAVAAVVCDGISSARRADAAATDAAEAGVSALLEAVAGGAGGRAATAHAGVVAAEAAAATGRAEDGDAPPGCTYVSVVVAADGVTVGWVGDSRAYWVGADGDARQLTVDDSIAAIREAGRPVPDGLADADPDSRALVRWLGADAGEVAPQVRSFAPGRPGHVVACTDGLSRYLPSAADLAAAMRSGASPAELALELTALALDAGGDDNIAVAVLPVAVAEARRT; this is encoded by the coding sequence GTGAGCGCCGCCCCGGCCTGCCCCGACCACGGCCCGGCCGACGACGACGCCAGCTTCTGCGAGGTCTGCGGCCGGAACCTGCGCACCGGCGCGCTCCCCCGGCCGCGCCTACGGCCGGCGGCCACCCGGCCGTCCCCACACCCACGCGCCGGAACCGCCGCCGCGACCCGCAACGAAGCCGGGGCCGGCACGTCCGCCGCGACCCGGACCCTGGCCACGGTCGGGAACGACGCGGGAGCCGCGAGGCCCGCCGGTACCCGGCTCGAGGCCGGGCCCGGGAACGAAGCCCGGATCGCCGCCGAAGGCGGTGCCGGGCGGGGCGGGCCCGGCGGCGAGGGCCCGGGCCGGAGCAGCCGGAGGGACGGCGGTAGCGGGTCGGACGTACCGCCGGCAATGCCGCGAGACGCCGGGGAGGGTGACGGATACGCGTGGCTGTCGGCGCGCGAGACCGGTGGGGTCTGTGCCGGGTGCGGCGCCGCCGCTCCGGCGGCGCGCGGCTGGTGCGAGGAGTGCGGCCGCCGGGTCAGCGCGGCGCGGGACCGGGCCGCGCTGACGCTGGATGGCGTCGCCGCGGTGACGGACCGGGCGCGGCGGCGGCACAACGAGGACGCGGTCGCGGTCGGGCACGCGGGCGGCGCGGTCGCGGCCGTGGTCTGCGACGGGATCTCGTCGGCCCGGCGCGCCGACGCGGCCGCCACGGACGCGGCGGAGGCGGGCGTGTCCGCGCTGCTGGAGGCCGTGGCCGGCGGCGCGGGCGGGCGGGCGGCGACCGCGCACGCCGGCGTGGTCGCGGCGGAGGCGGCCGCGGCCACCGGCCGGGCCGAGGACGGCGACGCGCCGCCGGGCTGCACCTACGTATCCGTGGTGGTGGCCGCGGACGGCGTCACGGTCGGCTGGGTGGGCGACAGCCGGGCCTACTGGGTGGGCGCGGACGGCGACGCCCGGCAGCTGACCGTGGACGATTCGATCGCGGCGATCCGCGAGGCGGGACGGCCGGTCCCGGACGGGCTGGCGGACGCGGACCCGGACTCGCGCGCGCTGGTGCGCTGGCTCGGCGCGGACGCCGGTGAGGTGGCGCCCCAGGTCAGGTCGTTCGCGCCGGGACGGCCGGGCCACGTGGTGGCGTGCACGGACGGGTTGTCCCGCTACCTGCCGTCGGCCGCGGACCTGGCCGCGGCGATGCGGTCCGGCGCGTCCCCGGCGGAGCTGGCCCTGGAGCTGACGGCGCTGGCGCTGGACGCCGGCGGCGACGACAACATCGCGGTGGCGGTCCTGCCCGTCGCCGTGGCCGAGGCGAGGAGGACGTGA
- a CDS encoding serine/threonine-protein kinase, with translation MSASCRRPACPGRYSPDGYCDECGHKAPTGVTELPPTSAATGGSARTRGSASGRSGRSGRGRLGAGLVEIARVPPRDPATAVMADPVVAEPRRFCLSCDKPVGRGRDGRPGRTEGFCPHCGTAFSFLPRLGAGDLVHDRYEVLGALAYGGLGWIYLARDRHVSDAVSDRWVVLKGLINTADPDAAAAAVTERRYLVEIDHPNIVKIHDFVQHPDPKTGDPVGYIVMEYVGGESLRDRLVARREETGAAGLPLAEVIAYGVEILPALDYLHDRDLLFCDFKPDNVIQAEEQLKLIDLGAVRHLSDEESAIYGTPGYQAPEIAAAGPSVASDLYTVGRSLAVLALGARGFTSTYATRLPTPEEAPLLAEHDAFYRVLRRATHPRAERRFGGAAEFSEQLLGVLREVLAVADGTPRPSTSLRFTPERRTFGTAAGDVAAAENGGRDAAGIPDPREVAAALPAPLVDVLDPGAGFLASLGTGAPDEVVRALTAAPVDSPEVGFRLVRAHLDAGHPRRARAELDARAAADPLDWRVDWHRGLAALADRDPAAARTSFEAVYHALPGERAARLALAAACECAGDAEAAAGHYARVWATDRGFLSAAFGLARLRLADGDRAGALAVLDQVPESSAHYLTAQVAATRAGIAGAADDGGPVDDLLGAARRLERLALDTERQARLAAELLERALDWLGGDGAGPHARERILGNELTERGVRFGLERTYRMLAQHARTREERYALVDRANAVRPRTLV, from the coding sequence ATGAGCGCGTCCTGCCGGCGTCCGGCCTGCCCGGGGCGGTACAGCCCGGACGGCTACTGCGACGAGTGCGGCCACAAGGCCCCCACCGGTGTCACCGAACTCCCGCCCACGTCCGCCGCGACCGGCGGATCCGCGCGCACCCGCGGCTCGGCCTCCGGGCGGTCCGGGCGGTCCGGGCGCGGCCGGCTCGGCGCGGGCCTGGTGGAGATCGCGCGGGTGCCGCCGCGCGACCCGGCCACCGCGGTGATGGCCGACCCGGTCGTGGCCGAGCCCCGGCGCTTCTGCCTGAGCTGCGACAAGCCGGTCGGGCGGGGCCGGGACGGGCGGCCGGGCCGCACCGAGGGATTCTGCCCGCACTGCGGCACCGCGTTCTCGTTCCTGCCCCGGCTCGGCGCCGGCGACCTCGTGCACGATCGGTACGAGGTGCTGGGCGCGCTCGCGTACGGCGGGCTCGGCTGGATCTACCTGGCCCGGGACCGGCACGTCTCGGACGCGGTGTCGGACCGGTGGGTGGTGCTCAAGGGCCTGATCAACACTGCCGACCCGGACGCCGCCGCCGCGGCCGTGACCGAGCGCCGCTACCTGGTCGAGATCGATCACCCGAACATCGTCAAGATCCACGACTTCGTACAGCACCCGGACCCGAAGACCGGCGACCCGGTCGGCTACATCGTGATGGAGTACGTCGGCGGCGAGTCGCTGCGCGACCGGCTGGTGGCCCGCCGGGAGGAGACCGGCGCGGCCGGGCTGCCGCTGGCCGAGGTGATCGCGTACGGCGTGGAGATCCTGCCCGCGCTCGACTACCTGCACGACCGGGACCTGCTGTTCTGCGACTTCAAGCCGGACAACGTGATCCAGGCCGAGGAGCAGCTCAAGCTGATCGACCTGGGCGCGGTCCGGCACCTGTCCGACGAGGAGTCCGCGATCTACGGCACGCCCGGCTACCAGGCGCCGGAGATCGCCGCGGCGGGGCCGTCCGTCGCGTCCGACCTCTACACGGTGGGCCGGTCACTCGCCGTGCTCGCGCTCGGCGCGCGCGGCTTCACCAGCACGTACGCGACGCGGCTGCCGACGCCGGAGGAGGCGCCGCTGCTGGCCGAGCACGACGCGTTCTACCGGGTTCTCCGGCGCGCCACCCATCCGCGCGCGGAGCGCCGGTTCGGCGGCGCGGCCGAGTTCAGCGAGCAACTGCTCGGCGTGCTGCGCGAGGTGCTGGCGGTCGCCGACGGCACCCCCCGGCCGAGCACGTCGCTGCGGTTCACGCCGGAGCGGCGCACGTTCGGCACCGCGGCCGGCGACGTCGCCGCCGCGGAGAACGGCGGCCGGGACGCGGCCGGGATTCCCGACCCGCGCGAGGTGGCCGCCGCGCTGCCGGCGCCGCTGGTGGACGTGCTGGACCCGGGCGCGGGCTTCCTGGCGTCGCTCGGCACCGGCGCGCCGGACGAGGTGGTGCGCGCGCTGACCGCGGCGCCGGTGGACAGCCCCGAGGTCGGGTTCCGGCTGGTCCGGGCGCACCTGGACGCGGGCCACCCGAGGCGGGCACGGGCGGAGCTGGACGCGCGGGCCGCGGCGGACCCGCTCGACTGGCGCGTCGACTGGCACCGCGGGCTGGCCGCGCTCGCCGACCGCGACCCGGCCGCGGCCCGCACGTCGTTCGAGGCGGTCTACCACGCGCTGCCCGGCGAGCGCGCGGCCCGGCTGGCGCTGGCCGCCGCGTGCGAGTGCGCGGGCGACGCCGAGGCCGCGGCCGGGCACTACGCGCGGGTGTGGGCCACCGACCGCGGCTTCCTCAGCGCCGCGTTCGGGCTGGCCCGGCTACGGCTCGCGGACGGCGACCGGGCCGGCGCGCTGGCCGTGCTGGACCAGGTGCCGGAGAGCTCCGCGCACTACCTGACCGCGCAGGTCGCGGCCACCCGCGCCGGGATCGCCGGCGCGGCGGACGACGGCGGGCCGGTCGACGACCTGCTCGGCGCGGCCCGGCGCCTGGAACGGCTGGCGCTGGACACCGAACGCCAGGCGCGGCTCGCGGCCGAGCTGCTCGAGCGCGCGCTGGACTGGCTCGGCGGGGACGGTGCCGGGCCGCACGCCCGGGAGCGCATCCTCGGCAACGAGCTGACCGAGCGCGGCGTGCGGTTCGGGCTGGAGCGCACCTATCGGATGCTGGCCCAGCACGCCCGTACGCGCGAGGAACGGTACGCGCTGGTGGACCGGGCCAACGCGGTCCGGCCGAGGACGCTGGTGTGA